CAAATCTGACCAATTATGCAGTCAGACCCGGTTCATCTGGGAGATTCTATCCTGTAGATGTCAAGCGAAGTGAAGGCTGGCATAAATTTCAATGGTTCGTTACACCAACAGGAACAACTTACAAAATCGATGGACAAGACATTCAAAGGCAATCAACAGATGGCGGAAACTTTGATACCCTAGTTAAGAACAATATTTCCAAGATCGATGCATTGCAGCTTGCTACGAACTGGGGCAACAAGCCTGGAACGGTTAAGGATATACAGAATAGGCACTTTATCGATGACGTATATGTTGTCGATAGTGGAATAACAGCCCAAACCGGAACAGCTTCTATTACGCTAAAGCTCTTGCCTAAAGAGTATAGTCACTTGGAAGACAGCACATACGTTATTGGTCTGGATGACTATAAAATCACCGTAAATCCTGATTTAACGGATCTAGCTGGAGTAGAGATCGGCACTGTTACTCTGCAACGGGATGTAGACTATACAATTAGTGGTAATGTATTGAAGATTAACAAAGATTCATTTACAAGAAATAATATTGTGCCGGGGAAATATACCGTTAGACTTAATCTGAATCCTGCCGAGATCACATTTGAGTTGAACATTGTACCCCTTGAAGTCCGTGATTATTATTTCTCCAATAACGGTGACGATCATGCAGATGGACGTACACCAGACACGGCGTGGAAATCAATCTCCAAAATTAATGAATATGTATTTATGCCAGGTTCAACCATTTATCTGGATGCTAATAGCGTATGGAATGAACAAATCAGACTGCGCGGTAATGGTGAAGAAGGAAATCCGATTACGCTTACAAAATATAATACAGCCGACCCTAACCAACGCCCGGTAATTAATGGTGGAGGAACTGGGTCTAGCCCATCAGGCATTTCCTTAAACGGAACCATTGAGTTATATGACGTTAACTATTGGGTAGTCAGTGGAATTGAAGTAACGAACATCGGCAATTCAGCAGGTGATGGACGTTCTGGTATCGCTGTAATGTCACGGATTTCCAAGCTGGGACAAGGTCAGTTTAATATTCAAGATTATGCTGATGCTCGTATGCAAGGAATCGTCATTCGTGATAACTATGTTCATGATGTTAATGGGCTGCACCAAGCAAATGGAGCAAATAAGGTATCCGGCGGCATCATTATTAATGGTTATGTAGATATATTGGTTGAAGGTAACAAAACCCTTCGCTGTGATAACGAAGGTATTCGCAATAATGCCTACGGGCCAAGCAATCCAGGGACTAATAACACAGGTATTACATGGAGTAACTCAAGCTATCCTTGGGCATCCAACGCTGTGTTTAGAAACAACTGGGTTTCTAGTTCGGTTGGTGATGGCATTGTAATGTCCGGCGGGAACAACTCCCTTGTGGAACGGAATGTGGTCACAGACAACGGTTACAGCTATTTAAGCGATAAGAGCGGCAACCTGGTTACGAACTGGGGACCAAATAATACAACACCAACATATCTAGGTTCGCAAAACTATGCGGCTGCGTGGATTATGGCAAGTAAAGGCACCATCTTCCGCTATAATGAAGCTGTGGATAACCCTTATCATGCAAGTAATGACGGTATGGCTTGGGACATTGACAACTATTGTCAGGACAATGTGTATGAATACAATTACAGCCGAAATAACTATGGTGGTTGGTACTTACAGATGAATGCTGCCAAGGGTAATATCGTTCGCTATAACATCAGTGTGAACGACGGTCGCAGCCCGGATTTTAACAAGAGCTTTAACAGTCTTATATTACTTGCGGGAGGTTCTTCAACGAGCGAGGAATTAAGCGGCTTATACTATAACAATGTCATCGTCACGCCATTGAAGAATAGCAGTTCGTTAGTCTTTGATCCGACGGCCTCCAACTTGCATATTTATTTCCAAAATAATATTTTTGCCTACACTGGGGCAAACAACCAGGTTGGGCTGAAAGGCGGGGGGACATCAGCTCCATTTGCAGCCGGACGGTTTACGAACAACATTGTATATCCAGCTAATCTTTTTGGCAGCATGAACGCAGGTGGTAGCGGGTATCTAGGTGCAGGTGTAACAGCAACAGACAACCGCTATGTAACGGAAGAGGAACTAAATTCTATATTAAATGATTTTAAATCTGCGCCGGAGCATTGGATTACCAACAGCGGAACAGTGGACGCCAAGCTTGATTACAGTGCGATGAACGGGTTCCGTCTTGCTGACGGTAATAACCTGGCCTATGGTGCAGGTGCCGAGATTGTGAGCCCATATGTGGATCGCGCGAACGCTCTGCCTCATATGACGGAGAGAACAGACTTCTTCGGCAATCCACTTAGCGGCAGAACGCCTTCCATCGGCGCTCACAACCCTTATACGGTAACTTTTGATTCCAATGGCGGCAGCGAAGTTGCGATGAAGATCGCTGATATGGGCGGGACAATTACCGAGCCAACAGCGCCGGCAAAAGAAAAAGCTGTTTTCGGCGGTTGGTATCAAGATACGGGATTAAACGATGCCTGGAATTTCGTTGCTGATCCTGTTACAAGCGATATTGAATTATATGCGAAATGGATTGATGACGCAGGTACTGCGCCAACGATTACGACGAATTCACTTGCGGATGGTAAGGTAGGACAACCTTATTCGGCAGTTCTTACCACTGACAGCGATAAGCCGATCAAATGGGCTGTTGTAGATGGTCAATTGCCATCAGGATTGAGCTTGGATGAAGATGCAGGTGTTATCTCGGGTATACCGGATCAATGGGGTCAATTTACATTCAAAGTTCAAGCTAATAATAACGCAGAAAGTGACTCGAAATCGTTCAATATAGTGATCACTAAAGATGTCTCAGCTGACACAGCTCCGGAGATTATCACTAAGACTTTGCCGAATGGCAAAGTTGGACAATCGTATACGGTAACATTAGCGGTATACGGCAGTGATCCGATGACTTGGAAGGTCCAGGAAGGAGATTTACCAGTAGATTTGAACCTAGATGAAGCAACAGGCGTTATCTCTGGTACGCCTCAAGAGGTAGGATCTTACGAATTCACTGTTACAGCAACGAATGATTTTGGTATAGATAAGCGAGTATTGAGCATCGAGATTAAAGAGGATATGCCAGTTGAAACAGCTCCGGAGATTATCACTAAGAATCTGCCAAGCGGAAAAATTGGAGAAACTTATACGGTAACATTAGCGGTATACGGCGACGAACCGATTACCTGGACAGTGAGTGATAATTATTTACCTGCTGGTTTGAATTTAGAAGGAGCTACGGGAGTTATTTCAGGGGCGCCTACTGAACCGGGAACATACAAATTCACCGTTATGGCTTCCAATCATGCTGGCGTGGATACGATAGAGTTAACTATCGTAATTACTGCAAATAATAACGGCGGCGATAATGGCAATAACAATGGCGGAAGTTCCGGTGGCCAAAGCAGTACACCGGTAGCGGATCGTATTGATGCTACAATTAAAGAGCAGCTAAAGAAGGGTAATCCTATTGAATTGACGATGTCAACCGGAATAGACGAGCTTGAGATTCAAAGCGATACGATCGGTGCGATTATTAAAGCCGACAAACCGCTAATCGTAACGAATGACACCGTATCGTTTGAAATGTCCCCTGAATTATTGAAGCAGTTGAATACAGGAAAGCGGATGAAGGTTGTCATTAATCCTGTAGATAAAGGAGACGCAGTTATAGGGCGGGGATATGAGTTGAAGATCTTCGCGGATGACCGGGAAGTTAAGGATTATACAGGACTTATACCAGTAACCTTTGATCTGACAAAAGAGAAGTTGTCGACTAACGATTTTAGCATGTTATGCGGTGTCTTGCTGAGATTGAACGGTAACATGGAACGTTTAGGTGGCAACTATGACCATGAGACAGGTAAATTTACCTTCACGGCAAAAGGGCTAGGCTATATCTTTGTTACAACCAAGCCTGAACCTGTGAAATTAGAACTTACTCTAGGGAAGAAAGGGTATAAATTAAATGGAATCGAAATGAACATGGATGTTGCGTCGATGGTAGTTAAAGGCAGAACTTTAGTGCCACTGCGCTTCGTTGCTGAGAGCTTAGGCGCAAAGGTAGGCTGGGACAACATTACGAAAACCGTAATGATAACCTTGGAAGGTCAGACTTTGTCGATTGCGATCGGTAAACTTGTACAAGGAATGGATGTACCAGCCGAACTAGTAAACGGTCGTACTATGCTTCCATTACGCTTCATTGTTGAGTATTTTGGTGCAGATATTTTCTTCGATAATACTACGAAATCCATTAGTATCAGGAAGTAGTATTCGCTAACATTAGGAGCTACACACGAAACCCTCTAACATGCACTGCAATGTTAGAGGGTTTCGTGTATTTTGTTTCAGAAAGATATGAGTTGTCTACTATGATTCCATTACTGCCTCACCAACAACGATTATATAAGGATATTACATTCGTTTAGAAATGGGCAGAAACTGTTATTGAATGATAATAAACATTTGGTCCTCATGAAGGGATGTTCATTAGCAGAAAAAACTTAGAGAATGCACTTTACGACTACTGCAAATCTGCTATATCTATCAGTTGCATTAGCCAAGAAACGCCCGAGTATTTATGCATAAACGCTTTTTTTGTATCACAGATCGATCATTACTCATAGTTGAACTCCAACTTCCGCCGGTTAAAAAGATGGGTCGTATACCTTACTAGCGACGACTTCAAATATGCCAAGAGCAAATGGCTTATTCTTGATCCTAACAATCCATCACCAATACATAAGTACCTGTCCTGTGGAAATAGGAAGAAATTACTTGCCCTTCGAAGGATTATCTGTTATTTTTGATAGTAACAATATGTTATTAACAAAATGATACTAAGTATAATTTGTGTTTTTGTTATTTGAATGTGTGAAAAAACGGAGGGATGCACGATGAAAAAGGTGGCAGGTGGCTGGAATCTGTTCGAAATTTCGTGGTTGGTGCTGTTTACCTCAATTGCTGTCGGGTTTACGGTGATTACAAAGGACTCTTTATTCGGATTCACGGTTTTTATTACTGGAGTGTTATGTGTGGTACTTGCAGCAAAAGGTAACTTATTGAGCTATGTTTTCGGTATGTACAATACTGTCGGTTACGCATATTTGGCCTATATTAACGGTTTGTTTGGAGAGGTAATGCTGAATCTGCTATTCTTCGTTCCTATGAATGTCATTGGTTTCTACATGTGGAAAAATAACCGTCAAGAAGACGGTAAGCTGACCATGCGACAGATGGATCTAAAAGGACTGCTCCTCGTTGGGATGGTCTGTGTGATTGGCTGTTTATTACTCGGATTTGGGCTTTCGTTCATTCCGGGACAGAACTCGCCTTACATTGACGCCACTACGACGGTGCTGTCTGTTATTGCGACCTTCTTAATGGTTCGAAGATTCAAGGAACAATGGCTGGTCTATATCGTGTTAAATCTCTTTACAGTGCTGTTGTGGACGATTCGTACGCTGGAGGGTAGCGGAGAAGGCTTACTGATGATTGTGATGTGGAGCTCGTATCTGGTCAATGCAGTTTACGGGTACTATATTTGGAATAAAGGGGCGAAGGAGGTGGCGGTATGAAAACGCTTGGACTAACACTTGGAAAGTTCGCCCCGCTGCATAAAGGTCATCAGTTCATGATCGAAACGGCGCTACAAGAGGTCGATGAATTAATCGTGGTCATTTACGAAACGACGGTCACACCGATCCCGCTTCATGTCCGGGCAAACTGGATTCGCAGGCTTTATCCGAAAGTCCGGGTAATCGAAGCTTGGGATGGCCCGGACGGGTATTCGGATGTTAGGGAGCATGAGATCCGGGAAGAACAGTATATACTCGGTCGACTGAACGGAGAGCAAGTAACGCATTTTTACTCAAGTGAGTTTTATGGCGAACATATGAGTCTCGCTTTGGGTGCGGTAGACCGGCGGGTCGATGAAGCCCGCGAGCGGGTTCCGATCTCAGCGACGATGATCCGTTCCGATCCATATAAGTGCAGAGAGTTCGTAAGTGATATCGTGTACCGCGATTTGATCACGAAAGTGGTATTCGTTGGAGCGATGTCGACGGGTAAGTCGACGATCACCGAAACACTGGCACGGAGTTATTGCACGACGTTTGCGAGTGAATACGGGCGCGATTATTGGACAGAGCATCAGGTGGACCGCCGAATCGGCTTGGAAGCGTTCGATGAAATCGCGGTGGGACATATGGAGCGAGAAGAACAGGCAATTCTTGCGGCGAACCGGTTTCTGTTCGTCGATACTAATGCAATTACGACGTATATGTTCGCCCTAGATTACCATGGCCGGGCCCCCGAGCTGTTAACCCGGATCGCTCTGGAGAACGCGCAACGTTATGATCTGTTCTTCCTATGCGATGACGATATTCCTTACGACGATACATGGGACCGCAGCGGCGATCAGAAGCGGCATATTTTTCATAAACAGATTATGGCGGATTTAAAGGAGCGGCGGATTCCCTATATTACGCTGCGTGGGAGTCTGGAGGAACGTATACGCAAGGTAAACGAGGTACTGGCGAAGTTTGAGCCTTATGGAAACTTTTTTGGAACGTTGAACGATTAAATCAATAATAATGGAGGCGAACCCACTTGGATTTGTTGGATAAGGATGGACTTACGGAACGCGTATTTTTGGAGCAGTACAGGGCAGGGGATTACGATCGGCCTTCGGTGGCGGTAGATATGGTAATTTTCACCGTGATAGATACAGAGGCGGATAGCTATCGCAAACTGCCAGAAAAGGAGTTGCGGATCTTGCTCATTCGCCGTGGAGCTCACCCCTTTCTGGGGAAATGGGCGCTACCTGGCGGCTTTGTCCGGCAGAATGAGACGACTGAGCAGGCAGCAGTAAGGGAACTTGGCGAGGAAACCGGCGTGGAAGACGTTTATTTGGAGCAGCTGTATACGTTTAGTGATATGGGGCGTGACCCACGAACGTGGGTGATTAGCTGCAGCTATATGGCTCTGATCAACAGTGACAAGATGGAGCTTAAGGCGGGAGATGACGCCGCTGACGCCGCCTGGTTCAAGGTATCCTATAAGCCGCTGCGGGAGCAAAAAGAGCTGATTGAGGACGGATACATCAAGAGGCTGGAGTGCGAACTCAAACTAAGCAGTGAAGATATAGAACTTTCGGCGATCGTGGCGAGGACTATGACAGCGAAGTCTACATCGACCGGCACGGATTATGAGATCGTATCGAATGACGGATTGGCTTTCGACCATGCGAAAATCATAGCATGCGCTATTGAGCGATTGCGGGGAAAAGTGAATTATACCGATATTGCACTGCACTTAATGCCGAAGTTTTTTACCCTAACGGAACTGCAGCAGGTTTATGAGGTAGTTATGGATAAAGAGCTGTTGAAGGCGGCCTTCCGGCGTAAAGTGGCTGATCTTGTGGCGGAAACCGATCATTACACCGAAAATGCGGGGCATAGGCCTTCCCGCTTGTATCGGAGAAATTTGGAGGATTAACGATGATTTACAATATCGATGAGTTAAGAAAAGCATATAACGAGGGGAAAAAGTTCAAATTCGTGTTTTTTTGGGGACATACAGCGCCTAAGAACGGGAGCATCGACAAAAGCTGCTTCAGCCAATGGTGGATGTGCCCGTTTACGGTAGAGGGAACGCAGTACTCCTGTGCTGAGCAGTTTATGATGGCCGAGAAGGCAAGGTTGTTCAGTGATGACGAAATACTGGATTTCATCCTTAAAGCTAAACATCCAAAGGAGATGAAGGCTTTTGGACGTGCAGTCCGAAACTTTGACAAAGATATTTGGGATAAGGAATGTTACGGGATTGTCAAAAGAGCCAGCTTGGCCAAATTTTCACAAAATCCGAAGCTTACCGATTATCTCAACTCGACGAAGAACCGTATCCTAGTCGAAGCTAGCCCGCAGGACTGTATATGGGGGATCGGCATGGGCCAGTCCAATCCAGATGCAGAGAATCCCGTGAAATGGCGAGGCAGAAATCTGCTGGGGTTCGCACTAACGGAAGCGCGAGACGAGTTGCTTCGACGTTAGATTTTTACAAGGGCGAGCAGAGATGGCGCTTGAATTCACTTCCAAAATAATTCATATTTCCTGGTTATTATTGAGTGATGTACATTTCGGATATTAAAAAAATGTATGAGATCATTAACCGTCCCGTCATCTACAGAAAATGTCGATCATTATTGAAAATAAGCAGCTTATGCTTGTGGAAGTCATAATTACTAGCGGAGCGGACCGAATCCGTAAACTTGTTATAATTGTTAAATGAAGTCCCGGCAAATATTGCAAAAGCTTCACTCCTGCTTGATTATTATCCCCGCGTAAGTTTCTCAGAAGGAATAAATAAGCAAATTCAATGGCAACGAGGTTTTTCTCCATGACTCGCCTTTCAGTGGTCGCGTATCAAGTCTTATAAAGCTAATAGGGGGTGTATACAACTCCGGAAGATAATAAAAATGGAAACTCATCATCTTGCTGGTATAAACAAATCAATCTTTTTAATTATAAAAAACACTGGTCCAAGGATGCAGTGTTTTTTTACTATGGAATTTTCTTACTTTCATCTATACTGTTCTCGAAAGAGCTCGCGGATTTCTGTAATGTTCTACGGAGTGTAAAACGACCGGCTCAATCAGTATCAGGTTGTTATTAGAATGCAAGGCGAAGCCGCTATTGAAGCTCTTGGTTATTTACCTGATTGGTTAATCTGTCTGATAGTGAACTCATTTTAGAAAGAGGGATGTTACTTGAAAAGAAAGATATTATACATTGAAGATAATGAGAAAATAGGCAGCTATCTAAAAGAAGAGTTGGAACAGCGAGGATTTTCGGTTCAGTGGCTGCTTTCTGGTGATGGAGCCGAAAAAGAAGTGAATCAGTATGGAATCGTTATTTTGGATATCATGTTACCCGGTTTGGACGGATTTACTGTGGGGAAACGATTAAAAAAGGCAGCTCCTGCTGTACCTATTTTGCTGTTAACAGCTCGAACATCGATAGATGATAAGGTAGAAGGTTTACAATTTGCCGATGACTATTTAACGAAACCATTCCATACGGATGAATTAGTTGCAAGATTAGAAGTACTAATCCGTCGAAGTGGCGGAACACATTCCGAACGCATTTCATTAGGAAATTATATTGAAGTAGATTCAGAAGTCCAAATGGTATTTGACAAACGCACAGGAGAAGAAATTATATTAACAGGGAAGCAACATCATATTTTAATGTACTTCTTACGCCACCCTAATCAAGTTTTACCAAAAGAACAAATCTATGAAGCCATCTGGGAAGAAACATATATAACTGGTGATAAAACACTAATGGTACATATCCATCGACTGCGTCAAAAGCTGGAACGTCATCCAAATTCCCCAGAGATTATTGAAACGTTGAAGGGAATAGGCTATCGGGTGAAACTATGAAACAGACTAAATCATTATTTCGTCATTTTCTAAAAGGACATTTTCTATTTATCTTTTTGCCTCCAATTATACTTATTTTCTTATCTGCTTTCATTGAATCTCCTATTAATGGTGAAGAGCTGAAAGCGTTAAATCTATTTTACGTTGTACTACTTTTGTTTGGTTTTATTATTGTCGCATTTGTTGTAATATCTTGGATTTTCTTCTTAAGACTTCGTAAACGCCTTACCCACTTACAGGAAGTCATGTCATTTTCAGCTAATATTAATTCATTTCCTAAACCAATATTTGTTCAAAGTGATCGTATGGATGAAATAGACCAGTTAGGGAGTTCTTTTAATTGGATGATTCAGCAGCTTGAAGACAGTCGCAAGCGAGAACATGAAGAGGAATTGTTACGACATCGACTCATAGCGAATTTATCTCACGACTTACGAACGCCACTTACCATTTTGCGAGGACATGTCACCCGATTAAATAAAGAATCAATGAGTCAAGAAGGACAAAACTCATTAACAGAGATAAATCATACGATTACAAGAGTGGGGGATCTAATGGATGATTTACTTTCCTATACATTGCTTACATCAGGGAAACATCCTTTTAAGCCCACTTCAACAGATATTGGACGTTTAGTAAGAGCATCTGTTGCTGCGTGGTATCCTGTATTTGAAGAAAAAGAAATCCAGATCGAGGTTGATTTACCGACAGATGAGACTTTTTATTGGGAAGCAGATCCTAAATGGATGACACGGGTTCTGGATAATTTATTTCAGAATATTCTTCGTCATGCAGCAGAGGGGAAATATGTAAATATTGTGGTTGATGTAGAAAAAGAACAAATCATTGTTGCAGACAGAGGTCCAGGTATGAATAACTCTTCCTATGAACGTGGAGTGGGAATTGGTTTATCGACTTCGAATTATATGTTGAAAAAAATGAAGCTGAAAGCTGATTTTATATCAAATGAAGATGGGACAAGAGTAGCTATTGGTAGAACTTAACCTAAAGTTAACCCAGAAGTAAACAGCAGGATAACCGAGATGTAACTTTGCTTATTTATAATTAGAACCATAACAGAAAGGAAGTGTTATGGTTGATTACAATTAATAACTTAGTCAAACGTCGTGGAACTGGGGAAATCTTATCAGGTATCAGTTTTAAAGCTAGACCAGGTAGAGTAACTGGTTTTTTAGGTCCAAATGGCGCAGGTAAAAGTTCTACACTTCGCATCCTGCTTGGATTAGATCGCGCCACCTCAGGGAGTGCACTAATCAATGGAAAACCATTCGCAGAATTACATAATCCTCTAGCAACAGTAGGTGCCGCGCTTGATGGATTCGGAGCTCATCGTATGCGAACAGGACGGGCACACTTGCGTTGGATTGCTCGTGCCGCAGGATTGTCTAACTCACGTGTCGAGGAAGTTTTGGAAATAGTAGGACTAACTAATGCAGCCGGGAAAAGAGTTGGGAAGTATTCTCTTGGTATGGGGAGAAGACTGGGAATAGCAGCTGCGCTACTTGGTGATCCAAAAATATTGATTTTAGATGAACCCGTAAATGGGCTCGACCCAGAAGGAATTCGGTGGATTCGGACATTTTTACGTGAACGTGCTGAATCTGGAAATACGGTGTTATTATCCAGTCATCTAATGGGAGAGCTTGCAGAGACGGTTGATGACGTGGTGATTATTAAGCATGGAACAATCGTTGCAGATGGAACATTGGAAGAAGTAATAGGTAACCATTCCACACTGGAGGAAGCCTTTTTTGCCCTGACATCTGATAATGCAGGTGATGTTGTATGAGAGCATTTAATGCGGAACTATCTAAATTATTCTCCTTACCGGGTATTTGGCTTGCTTTTCTCATTGGAGCGTTTGCACCAGCGTTTATTGCTGCCTTGGACAGCATAGCAGAAAAAGAGGAGATTATAGCTGGAGTTAGCACACGGCTATCAGAAGTTGGCTATATCGGATTAGTTATGGGTGTGCAAGGTGTCATTATTCTTGGTGTGCTTGCTGTCAGCAGTGAGTATTTGACAGAGAGCAGTGAATCTGGTGGAGGACAACAGATTACAACAAGTTTAACGGTTGTTTCATCCCGATTTCATTTTTTGCTGGCAAAAGCAGGCGCTGTGGCAGTGATCAGCGTACTGCTTTGTATTGTTGCTATTATGACAACTGTGTCAGCAACGCATCTTATTCTTGGTGAATATGCCCCTGCATTTGAATGGTCTAGACTTATCGGTGCAGTTTGTTACTGGACATTCACTGCTCTTTTAGCACTTGGGATTACTATGCTAACCAAAAATGGCATCATCCCGCTTGCTGTACTTATAATAAATTCATCCGTTGTGTCCTTTAGTGTCCTGCTTTATAGGGTTACAAAGTTGGCGTTTTACTTACCGGATAGGGCTGGCGCAGAAATGTTTATGTTTACAAGCGACACGTTCACAGGCAGTTTATTAGACAGATATCACACACCCTTCACAGGCGGTTTAGTCATGTTTGCCTGGGTAGTCGTTATTTTCATTGCTGCAGCTGTTGTATTCCATAGGAGGGATGTTGCAGCATGAGTGTCTCATCTAGTAGAAAATTAACACAAATCCTTGGTGCTGAACTGGAGAAATTAGTTACATTACCATTGATATGGCTCACTCTTATGATTACATTTATTCTTAATTTGGCTTTAGCTGCAGCTTTTACTTCTGCTGGTCTACAAGGTACAGCAGGAACGCAAAGTATACTGAATATAGGACTTGCT
This Paenibacillus sp. FSL R5-0345 DNA region includes the following protein-coding sequences:
- a CDS encoding AAA family ATPase, with translation MKTLGLTLGKFAPLHKGHQFMIETALQEVDELIVVIYETTVTPIPLHVRANWIRRLYPKVRVIEAWDGPDGYSDVREHEIREEQYILGRLNGEQVTHFYSSEFYGEHMSLALGAVDRRVDEARERVPISATMIRSDPYKCREFVSDIVYRDLITKVVFVGAMSTGKSTITETLARSYCTTFASEYGRDYWTEHQVDRRIGLEAFDEIAVGHMEREEQAILAANRFLFVDTNAITTYMFALDYHGRAPELLTRIALENAQRYDLFFLCDDDIPYDDTWDRSGDQKRHIFHKQIMADLKERRIPYITLRGSLEERIRKVNEVLAKFEPYGNFFGTLND
- a CDS encoding NADAR family protein, translating into MIYNIDELRKAYNEGKKFKFVFFWGHTAPKNGSIDKSCFSQWWMCPFTVEGTQYSCAEQFMMAEKARLFSDDEILDFILKAKHPKEMKAFGRAVRNFDKDIWDKECYGIVKRASLAKFSQNPKLTDYLNSTKNRILVEASPQDCIWGIGMGQSNPDAENPVKWRGRNLLGFALTEARDELLRR
- the pnuC gene encoding nicotinamide riboside transporter PnuC produces the protein MKKVAGGWNLFEISWLVLFTSIAVGFTVITKDSLFGFTVFITGVLCVVLAAKGNLLSYVFGMYNTVGYAYLAYINGLFGEVMLNLLFFVPMNVIGFYMWKNNRQEDGKLTMRQMDLKGLLLVGMVCVIGCLLLGFGLSFIPGQNSPYIDATTTVLSVIATFLMVRRFKEQWLVYIVLNLFTVLLWTIRTLEGSGEGLLMIVMWSSYLVNAVYGYYIWNKGAKEVAV
- a CDS encoding NUDIX hydrolase; protein product: MDLLDKDGLTERVFLEQYRAGDYDRPSVAVDMVIFTVIDTEADSYRKLPEKELRILLIRRGAHPFLGKWALPGGFVRQNETTEQAAVRELGEETGVEDVYLEQLYTFSDMGRDPRTWVISCSYMALINSDKMELKAGDDAADAAWFKVSYKPLREQKELIEDGYIKRLECELKLSSEDIELSAIVARTMTAKSTSTGTDYEIVSNDGLAFDHAKIIACAIERLRGKVNYTDIALHLMPKFFTLTELQQVYEVVMDKELLKAAFRRKVADLVAETDHYTENAGHRPSRLYRRNLED
- a CDS encoding stalk domain-containing protein, giving the protein MIRSKWMQKALSIVTATTLAFPGLFGLAPSSEVSAAGGAESFDSVVLELTQAAGQSGRVNLTYKGSPLSSLVKGAVIDEVSYDSSNANLLTVNNQGNITLASDYTFASSGAPGIPVTITATASYYHDSDVLFMEDFENNNGPMTSTGKLGTSYTLSDAQSRSGLKAITPSSDTNNENVAQDVALPAGSNYKMTAWYFDPYPDEEKTATDRTQFAIVDGKNATFAGMIYQSSEADVIHNPTRYTWAYAPSSAGTAGKRWKDSGASRSTGWHKFEWLITPNGATLQIDGTLISDSAQSDIYKAMKSGTTIQPKIAGGWNNQSGNKTYIKNKHLIDDFYVVKDVATTTGTRTLTLNLVPPGGLPNLEIVTQPTAAKVKQGETATFSVAASAAASSYQWYASDDESGLNGTKISGADKALLTLSNVDLASQQGNFYYCEVSSADGIVVKSNAVPLLITTNTQVNAPINPTLDSDTGIYSGASNYGDTLVTLFKDGGPVGYYLSKNGGPDQPNNHERHHVLPYARALGVGNYTVTAIVINNAGDISEEVAASGILKIEKLPVPVNVRWNGTYAAWDRVANASAYSVQLYSNGVAKGSPIAATSNDAALSPTLNDTFKVKANGNATSRFLDSDESGESAQYSANIALIRQSDTLRAGDRTRLIVDTADVFVADNISFSPADQDKDKIEVDDAGFVTVKKGYVPTGNEEVTVQVSVDYFNKADSMFYDGFEGEKKFSNGANGYVHSDVMSRTGGKAATSSGAGQVATVPGTYNYAPATGKTTIVTAWYYDDGRAASNDHAVFGLTPSSNEHIAINYGNGDGDWAANLTNYAVRPGSSGRFYPVDVKRSEGWHKFQWFVTPTGTTYKIDGQDIQRQSTDGGNFDTLVKNNISKIDALQLATNWGNKPGTVKDIQNRHFIDDVYVVDSGITAQTGTASITLKLLPKEYSHLEDSTYVIGLDDYKITVNPDLTDLAGVEIGTVTLQRDVDYTISGNVLKINKDSFTRNNIVPGKYTVRLNLNPAEITFELNIVPLEVRDYYFSNNGDDHADGRTPDTAWKSISKINEYVFMPGSTIYLDANSVWNEQIRLRGNGEEGNPITLTKYNTADPNQRPVINGGGTGSSPSGISLNGTIELYDVNYWVVSGIEVTNIGNSAGDGRSGIAVMSRISKLGQGQFNIQDYADARMQGIVIRDNYVHDVNGLHQANGANKVSGGIIINGYVDILVEGNKTLRCDNEGIRNNAYGPSNPGTNNTGITWSNSSYPWASNAVFRNNWVSSSVGDGIVMSGGNNSLVERNVVTDNGYSYLSDKSGNLVTNWGPNNTTPTYLGSQNYAAAWIMASKGTIFRYNEAVDNPYHASNDGMAWDIDNYCQDNVYEYNYSRNNYGGWYLQMNAAKGNIVRYNISVNDGRSPDFNKSFNSLILLAGGSSTSEELSGLYYNNVIVTPLKNSSSLVFDPTASNLHIYFQNNIFAYTGANNQVGLKGGGTSAPFAAGRFTNNIVYPANLFGSMNAGGSGYLGAGVTATDNRYVTEEELNSILNDFKSAPEHWITNSGTVDAKLDYSAMNGFRLADGNNLAYGAGAEIVSPYVDRANALPHMTERTDFFGNPLSGRTPSIGAHNPYTVTFDSNGGSEVAMKIADMGGTITEPTAPAKEKAVFGGWYQDTGLNDAWNFVADPVTSDIELYAKWIDDAGTAPTITTNSLADGKVGQPYSAVLTTDSDKPIKWAVVDGQLPSGLSLDEDAGVISGIPDQWGQFTFKVQANNNAESDSKSFNIVITKDVSADTAPEIITKTLPNGKVGQSYTVTLAVYGSDPMTWKVQEGDLPVDLNLDEATGVISGTPQEVGSYEFTVTATNDFGIDKRVLSIEIKEDMPVETAPEIITKNLPSGKIGETYTVTLAVYGDEPITWTVSDNYLPAGLNLEGATGVISGAPTEPGTYKFTVMASNHAGVDTIELTIVITANNNGGDNGNNNGGSSGGQSSTPVADRIDATIKEQLKKGNPIELTMSTGIDELEIQSDTIGAIIKADKPLIVTNDTVSFEMSPELLKQLNTGKRMKVVINPVDKGDAVIGRGYELKIFADDREVKDYTGLIPVTFDLTKEKLSTNDFSMLCGVLLRLNGNMERLGGNYDHETGKFTFTAKGLGYIFVTTKPEPVKLELTLGKKGYKLNGIEMNMDVASMVVKGRTLVPLRFVAESLGAKVGWDNITKTVMITLEGQTLSIAIGKLVQGMDVPAELVNGRTMLPLRFIVEYFGADIFFDNTTKSISIRK